The DNA sequence TTTCTTTTGGGAGTTGAGATTTTGGCACTTTTAACGCATGTATTTGTTTTAAAATCATTCCCGCTTCTCTCCCTAACTCATATTGCTCTTTTGTTGATAAATTAGGTAAAGCCTCTTCTAAATCCATTCCTTCAATCCAAGTTAACAGCATATAAACGTACTGATTCTTATTACATGTTCCAAAATCAATCGGCATGGACATCTTAAATCCTAACTTTGAATATTTACTTATCATCTCATACTCTTTTTGTTTCTCATCATAATATGAAATATCTGCAATTCTTAACAGTAACTTTTCATTATCAATCGTCTCAATATAATATTTTAAGTCTTTGGACCAACCTTTCTTAATTGGTTTTATGACTCGCCAATTGCTAAATCCTTTAATATCTTGATACATCCCACTTCCCCCTTCCATCAACTATGATATCCTATTATATTAATTTTTCCTATACTTATAAATAAAAAATCCCTTAAAACATTAAGGGATTTTTCTAATGATATACTTACTCAACCACACCGCCTTCTACAACAATATTATCTGCATCTGCTGCCTCCCCATAAACTGGAGCTAATGTTTCTTCATAATCGGCATGGAAGAATTTTTCTTTTCCGAGTTCAACAATTTCATTATTTAACCAATCTAATAAATCTTGATTCCCTTTTTGAACTGCCGCTGCAATCGTATCAATATTTCCTAATGATTCAATTCCAACACTAAATCCCTCATTTTCAATGGCCCATGCTAATACTTCTGTATTATCCGTAGAAAGCGCATCTCCACGACCATCTAATAACGCATTATAAGCTTCGCTGTACTGATCAAATTTTAATAAGTTAACTTCTGGATAATTTTCTGTAAAAAATGTCTCTGCTGTCGTTCCCTTACATACTATTAACGTTTTACCTTTTAAATCTTCTACATCTGTAATTAAAGCCTTATCAGGTGAAACGACACCAAGAGCCACTTTCATATAAGGAAGCGTAAAATCTACTTTTTCTTTTCGCTCTTCAGTCACTGTAAAGTTCGCTAAAATAATATCGACTTTATTAGAAACTAAATACTCTACACGACTCGCTGCTTCAACTGGTACATACTCAACTTCTACCCCAAGGTCTTTGGCGATACGATTACCAAAATAAACATCATACCCTTGATAATCTCCGTTAGAATCAACGTACCCAAATGGTTTTTTATCACTAAATACGCCAATGACAATTTTGCCACTTTGTTTAATTTCCTCAACCGTTCTTGCTTTTGATTGGCTATCATCCGATGAAGAAGTTTGACACGCTGTAAAAACACCTAACGTTAACAATAAAGTAACCAAACATAATAAACACTTTTTCATTTTCATTCATCCTTTCTATTCAAATTTAAATAGATTTAAAAACTGTTTTGCCCTTTTTGTTTTTGGATTTGTAAAAAATGTTTCTGGATCTGCTTCTTCAATGATTTTCCCTTCATCTAAAAAGATAATTCGATCAGCAATCGCACGGGCAAATTCCATTTCATGTGTGACGATTACCATCGTACTTCCTTCTTTAGCAAGGGAAAGAATCACATCTAATACTTCTCGAACCATTTCTGGGTCAAGGGCAGCTGTCACCTCATCAAACAATAAAATTTCTGGCTTCATACAAAGGGCACGAACGATAGCCACCCGTTGTTTTTGCCCACCAGATAATTGACGTGGATATGCGTTTTTCTTATCAAGCAATCCCACTCGAGCGAGTAATCTTTCGGCTTCTTTAATGGTTTCGGCTTTATCACGTCCTTGCGCTTTTGTAGGGCCTAAGATAATGTTATGTAATACATCCATATGTGGAAACAATTCATAACTTTGAAATACCATGCCAATTTTCTGTCTAATCAATGGCATTTGCTTACTTTGATGACCAATCAATTCATCCTCTAGTAAGATATCTCCTTCTTGAATTTTTTCTAGTCCATTAATGCATCGAAGTAAGGTACTTTTTCCACAACCAGATGGTCCTAAAATTACAACGACTTCTCCTTTTTTTACTTCTAATGATAAATCTGAAAAAATAACATTTTGATCATAACTTTTCGTCACATGGTTTAACTTTAATATCGTTTCACTCATCATCGTTTTTTACACCTCCCACCGCTTCTCTAACTTCGTCGCTAGTAATGAAATTGGATAACAGATAATAAAGTAAAGAAGAAAGATAACACCATAAATCCAAAGAGCAGCACTTGGTACTGTTAATCGAGAAGCTTCAATAATTTGTTGACCAACCTTTACTACCTCTACAACACCGATTAGTACAATTAACGAGGTTGTTTTAATCATACGTGTCACTAAATTAATCATCTGAGGTAATAATCTTCGAATCGTTTGAGGAATAATGACATATTGATAAAGCTGTCGCTTACTTAACCCAATCGCAAGTCCCGTTTCATATTGATGTTTTGGAATAGAACTTAATGCCCCACGTACTAAGTCTCCCATTTCTGCAATTCCCCAAAAAGAAAAAACTAAAACTGCAGCGACCTCACCTGATAAGTTAACTCCAAACGACTTACTTAAGCCAAAATAAGCTAAAAACAGTAACACTAATTGTGGAATAATTCGAACACTCTCTAAGTAGATACGACAGATAAACTTCATAATTCTAGAATTTACACTCATTAAAATTCCCATTCCAACCCCTAAAATCACTGAAATGAAAACCGAGATTAATGAGATTTCTAACGTAACCCATAACCCCTCTAATAAACGAATAAAATTCCTTCCTTCAAATAAAACACTAATTCCCCACTCCTTCATAGCGCACCTTCCTTTCAATGAAGCTTAAAATTAGGGAAATCGGTAATAACAGCAGTAAGTAAGAAATAACTAACATCAGTAATGATTCATCTGTTTTATAATATAACCCGATTAATCCTTTAGCGACATACATTAAATCCGCAAGTGCGACAACACTAAAGACAGATGTTTCCTTAATTAAAAAAATTGTATTGGCAGTAAAAGCAGGTAAAGAAACAACAGCTGCCTGTGGAATAACAATGTATCGTAACACTTGCCATTTTGTTAATCCTAAACTTAATCCTGATTCTGTTTGACTTATTGGAATAGCCTCAAGCCCACTACGAAACGCCTCAGCCATATAACTTCCACCTAAAAAGGTTAACCCTAATACCCCGCATGCTTCAGAACTTAAAAAGATTCCTAGCTTCGGCAATCCGAAATACAAGAAAAACAACTGAATTAATAGAGGAGTATTTCTTGAAAGCTCAATATACACACCAATGATTCGCTGTAAAATTGGAACTTTATAATATCGAATCACACAACAAATAAATCCCCAAAAAGTAGATAATAAAATTCCTAAAAAAGCAATACTAATGGTTAACTTAGCAGCCTCTACATACATCGGTGTATACGTCCTAATAAATTCAAAATCCATGATCTCCCTCCTCACTAAAACTAAATTAACTTGTTCTTATATTAATCATACGATTCAAATTTCTAAATAATTACAATTTCAGAGAATTAATGATATAAAAACGGATTTATAACGAAATTTATCATATGTGAACATTAAAAAAACTTCCCATCTCTTACGCTAATGGGAAGTTTTTAACTTTCTCTAATAAAAAAGTATCCTACAATTTTATAACAGGCTAGTTCATAATCGGCTTTAAAACTAAGACAGGCAATCATCGAACTAAAATTGTTCCGATATAAAAAACTTATCTAGATTTATATAAAATAAAAAACTACTCTTTCCTTAGAGAAAATCATGAAAAGAAATTATTGAACATATAAAAAGTGAGAGTAAGCTGCTAAAAAATCAATAATCACTATCCTGTCAGATAAAAAATTTAATTTTAATTAAATCAACTATAATAGTGTAAGCAATCCCATCTTCTTCATTAGAGCGTGTCACTCATTATTCCACCTTATACTCTTCTCATTCCTTTATTAAATCAAATTTATTTTCTCAGTTCATACAATATAACCTGAATTATTCATGACCATTCAAAAAAAGCTGTGGACAAACTAAATTTTAGTCTAAACCACAGCTTTTTATCGTTTTAATCTTAAATTTGAGTTAATTCATACTCCAAATCTCTAAAAAAGGGTAGACCCCCCCTTGGTGATGTGTTTCTCTAAAAAATATCTCATTTTCAAAGAACGACTTCAGTCACTTACTCTAACTGAATGGCCTGAATCGTTTTTAAACAGTGATGGAAAACTTCTTTGTAAGGATGGTGACTACAGAGTTTGAACAGGATTCTTCGTGATTGTTTCACTCGCTTGGCAGCGATTTTAATGAGCTTGGTCCTTAAAGTTTCAATCTGCATGTTAGAAAACTCACGAGGTAATGTTAATCGTCTGAATCCATTGATAAGATTGTAGGCTAACACCACGAGTTGAATTCGGTTGACATTAGTCATCAAGTGTTTATGACTCACCTTATCCATTCTAAACCCATTTTTACACTCTTTGATATAGTTTTCCATCGTCCCGCGTTTAGCGTATAGATTGACCACCATCTCTGGTCTTGTTTCCATGTTCGTCACTAAAAATAAATAATCGGGAATGAGTTCGCCTGCTTTTCGTCTCACTTGAACGATGACACGTCTTGGCCGATCCCAACTCTTTGCTTGATAGTCAAACTCCCCATAAAGTTGTTGAGAATATTGCAGTGAACAATCCGCTAATAAGTCACCCGTCACTTCTTGTGCTAATCGATATAACGTGGCGTTCGCTTTTAGGCGAATCAGATACTTCGTATCTAATGTTTCGCACAATTTATAAAGTTCTTTATGAGCGAAGCCACTGTCTCCACGAACGATTCGATAGTTTAAAGGAAATTCTTTTTTATAACGAGAGAGTACGGGACCAAGAAAAGAAACGACATTTCGTGAGGTATAAACATTGCCCGCACGAAGCTCAACTTTTAAACAGTCTCCAGTCATTCCATCAAAAACCATGAGAGGATGAAAGCCTTGTGCTTGATAGTGAGCATTAAAGGAATTCCCATATTGGTGTCCATACGTTTGAAAATGAGTGGAATCCACATCAAAAATAAAATGATGAGGCGTTTCGACTTGATAAAATTGCGATAATAGCTTTTGATTGATGAGTTCAAATTGCTTACTTGTGTCCTTGGTGAGTCGATGATAAAAACGAGATAACGTGGGTTGTGAAGCTAAGGAAGTCTTGTTAAGTAACTGTGTGACTAGTGGTTCGGCTCTTAATTCATCGGCATCATCTGCACAATGGTAACCAGCAATGGTTTGATAAATTTGTTGGAGACAAAGGTCGTGATTCGTATGAGTTCGAATCGCCTGATCAGTCTCTAAATAAAAGTATTGTTTTAAGAGTTCTGGAAACTTCATGTGATGCATAAATTCTTGAATTAACAACAGTCCTGCATCCGATGTTAAATCCCCACCCTTAAAATTAAATTTAATCTTTTGATTGAAACGAAGTTGTTCTTGATGTATCATAAAAATGTAATCTCTCCTTAGTTTTGATTTGGCGATTAAAACGATATCAAATGAGAGATTATTTTCATAGCAAAATGCTTCACTTAAAAGGTGAAATAAAAAATAAAGAAAAAGCGTTGATTCCACTAAGGACTCAACGCTTTTTGCATTTTTATGGTGAATAATTTAGGGTCAAAAGAATAAATATAACGTATTTCAGTAAGTTTTTTCCTGCAATTTCAATAATGCATCCGTTGTAGGCATGGAGGTATTATTAGATATCATATTATCGCACTCCTTTGCTGCTTATTATCTAGGGTTAAACTTAACTACTATTTTTCTTTGCGATATAAAATACATAACTGTAATAATCTACTACTAATCTAAAATAAAGCGATTATAAGCTATCCTTTTTCCTGTGTTTGTTTTAAAGTTTTCACCTATACACTTTTTTATCTTTTCCTGTTCTTTTTCTTTATCCATAACCGTTAAATTTTCAAGCAAATCAGCTTCCCATTGTATTTGAAAATCAAGTCCATCAATTTTAGATGGAGTATGATGGTTGCCTATTATAAAGCATATTCTATCAATATTTTTGTTATAGCCTACCTTTTTTAATATTTCTTTCGCTACTGCTGGTCCTTCCTTTTCTTGATAGACACCATCAATAGAACCGTATTTTTTTTGTGCTTCAACCGCACCAATATCATGTAGTATAGCAGTAATACTGATGAATTCTTTTTCTTCCTCTCCGATATTTTCTCCGTTCATTATATCTTCTGCATTTTTCAAAACTTTAAGAGTATGCTCTATGCCAAAAGGAATTTCTTTGAATACTTCTTTCATCTCTATAATAATTTTTTCTTTAAGCATAAATTGCCTCCATTTATACCTTATAGGTGTTTTAGTTCTATCTATCCATTTTTTTGTTGGCCGATACAATCAGCATCATGGGACGGCGCATTTCATCCTGCATCCCCGGAATATCCATCATGTTTTCCGGCGGCTGCGGCTCCACAATCTGATTTATTATAAAACCATTTGAAAGCAGTGTATTTAGATATGTGGTCAGTGTTCTATGATATTTTGTAACCTTTTCTCCCAAAAACACAGCTGTCCGTTTGCCCTCATAATAATAATTATCCACTGGAAAATGCAGTATTTCTCCTTTTTCGTTATAATGCCAGTCTTGTGTTCCATAGGCAGTAAAAACAGGATGTTCAACCGTAAAAACTAGCTTACCCCCAGACTTCAGTATTCTATATATCTTTTTTACTAAAATCTCATAATCTGCTACATAGTGAAACGCAAGTGAACTTAATATTACATCAAAACTCTCCTCTGGGAATTCCACATCTTCTATAGCACAGCATTTATATTCAACCTGTGGAAAATGTGTTTTTTCTTTGGCTACCTCGAGCATTTTATGAGAAATATCAACACCTACAACAGAAGAAGCACCGTGTTCCATCGCATAAATACAGTGCCATCCATAGCCGCATCCTAAATCAAGCACACGCTTATCTTTAAAATCCGGCAGCAGCTTTCTCAATGTTTCCCATTCTCCTGCACCGGCTAGTCCCTGCTGTGAGCGACTCATTTGACTGTATTTTTGAAAAAATATATTATCATCATATTTGTTTTCTTTCATCTGAATTTCCCTCGTTTAAAAAGTTATTTATCTCCGTTGCAATTTTTTTCACTTCTTTATAAAGCTTCTCGGTCATATCGTAGCATTCAAAAAGTGAAAGACTGAGTACTTCAAAAATATGATTAACCCTTTCGGCATATTTTTCAGGTTTATATTCAAAAGTTTCAAGCAGTTTTATAGCTTTCTTTTCGCCCTTTATTTGCTTACTCTTGACATCAATACTACGGTCTCCACATGCGCTGTTTGTGGGAACATATCAACTGGCTGAACGACTTCTAGATTATATCCACCTTCGATTAAGATTTTTAAATCACGAGCTAATGTTGATGAATCACATGATACGTAAACGATACGTTTTGGTTTCGCTTCTAACATAGTATCAAGTAATGTTTTATCGCATCCTTTGCGAGGTGGGTCAACGACGATGACATCTGGAACAATTCCATTTTCAATCCACATTGGAATTACATCTTCTGATTTTCCAACGGCGAATTGCGCATTATCAAAGCCATTCAACTTCGCATTCATTTTCGCATCTTCAATCGCTTCAGGAATAATCTCAACGCCATAAACTTCTTTAGCATGTTGTGCTAAAAATAACGTAATTGTTCCAATTCCACAATAGGCATCGAATAC is a window from the Turicibacter bilis genome containing:
- a CDS encoding cysteine ABC transporter substrate-binding protein encodes the protein MKKCLLCLVTLLLTLGVFTACQTSSSDDSQSKARTVEEIKQSGKIVIGVFSDKKPFGYVDSNGDYQGYDVYFGNRIAKDLGVEVEYVPVEAASRVEYLVSNKVDIILANFTVTEERKEKVDFTLPYMKVALGVVSPDKALITDVEDLKGKTLIVCKGTTAETFFTENYPEVNLLKFDQYSEAYNALLDGRGDALSTDNTEVLAWAIENEGFSVGIESLGNIDTIAAAVQKGNQDLLDWLNNEIVELGKEKFFHADYEETLAPVYGEAADADNIVVEGGVVE
- a CDS encoding amino acid ABC transporter ATP-binding protein — protein: MSETILKLNHVTKSYDQNVIFSDLSLEVKKGEVVVILGPSGCGKSTLLRCINGLEKIQEGDILLEDELIGHQSKQMPLIRQKIGMVFQSYELFPHMDVLHNIILGPTKAQGRDKAETIKEAERLLARVGLLDKKNAYPRQLSGGQKQRVAIVRALCMKPEILLFDEVTAALDPEMVREVLDVILSLAKEGSTMVIVTHEMEFARAIADRIIFLDEGKIIEEADPETFFTNPKTKRAKQFLNLFKFE
- a CDS encoding amino acid ABC transporter permease, with protein sequence MKEWGISVLFEGRNFIRLLEGLWVTLEISLISVFISVILGVGMGILMSVNSRIMKFICRIYLESVRIIPQLVLLFLAYFGLSKSFGVNLSGEVAAVLVFSFWGIAEMGDLVRGALSSIPKHQYETGLAIGLSKRQLYQYVIIPQTIRRLLPQMINLVTRMIKTTSLIVLIGVVEVVKVGQQIIEASRLTVPSAALWIYGVIFLLYFIICYPISLLATKLEKRWEV
- a CDS encoding amino acid ABC transporter permease, with amino-acid sequence MDFEFIRTYTPMYVEAAKLTISIAFLGILLSTFWGFICCVIRYYKVPILQRIIGVYIELSRNTPLLIQLFFLYFGLPKLGIFLSSEACGVLGLTFLGGSYMAEAFRSGLEAIPISQTESGLSLGLTKWQVLRYIVIPQAAVVSLPAFTANTIFLIKETSVFSVVALADLMYVAKGLIGLYYKTDESLLMLVISYLLLLLPISLILSFIERKVRYEGVGN
- a CDS encoding IS1380 family transposase; this encodes MIHQEQLRFNQKIKFNFKGGDLTSDAGLLLIQEFMHHMKFPELLKQYFYLETDQAIRTHTNHDLCLQQIYQTIAGYHCADDADELRAEPLVTQLLNKTSLASQPTLSRFYHRLTKDTSKQFELINQKLLSQFYQVETPHHFIFDVDSTHFQTYGHQYGNSFNAHYQAQGFHPLMVFDGMTGDCLKVELRAGNVYTSRNVVSFLGPVLSRYKKEFPLNYRIVRGDSGFAHKELYKLCETLDTKYLIRLKANATLYRLAQEVTGDLLADCSLQYSQQLYGEFDYQAKSWDRPRRVIVQVRRKAGELIPDYLFLVTNMETRPEMVVNLYAKRGTMENYIKECKNGFRMDKVSHKHLMTNVNRIQLVVLAYNLINGFRRLTLPREFSNMQIETLRTKLIKIAAKRVKQSRRILFKLCSHHPYKEVFHHCLKTIQAIQLE
- a CDS encoding HD domain-containing protein, whose translation is MLKEKIIIEMKEVFKEIPFGIEHTLKVLKNAEDIMNGENIGEEEKEFISITAILHDIGAVEAQKKYGSIDGVYQEKEGPAVAKEILKKVGYNKNIDRICFIIGNHHTPSKIDGLDFQIQWEADLLENLTVMDKEKEQEKIKKCIGENFKTNTGKRIAYNRFILD
- a CDS encoding class I SAM-dependent methyltransferase encodes the protein MKENKYDDNIFFQKYSQMSRSQQGLAGAGEWETLRKLLPDFKDKRVLDLGCGYGWHCIYAMEHGASSVVGVDISHKMLEVAKEKTHFPQVEYKCCAIEDVEFPEESFDVILSSLAFHYVADYEILVKKIYRILKSGGKLVFTVEHPVFTAYGTQDWHYNEKGEILHFPVDNYYYEGKRTAVFLGEKVTKYHRTLTTYLNTLLSNGFIINQIVEPQPPENMMDIPGMQDEMRRPMMLIVSANKKMDR